In the genome of Populus trichocarpa isolate Nisqually-1 chromosome 6, P.trichocarpa_v4.1, whole genome shotgun sequence, one region contains:
- the LOC18099848 gene encoding probably inactive leucine-rich repeat receptor-like protein kinase At5g06940, giving the protein MATTCTCTFVLCLSLTFFMFSSASSTEADVLLSFKGSIQDPKNTLSSWSSNSTVHYCNWTGITCTTSPPLTLTSLNLQSLNLSGEISSSICELTNLALLNLADNFFNQPIPLHLSQCSSLESLNLSNNLIWGPIPDQISQFHSLRVFDLSKNHIEGRIPESFGLLEKLQVLNLGSNLLSGSVPSVFVNLTELVVLDLSQNVYLMSDVPSEIGKLGKLEQLLLQSSGFYGQIPDSFVGLQSLTILDLSQNNLSGMIPQTLVSSLKNLVSFDVSQNKLSGSFPNDICSAPGLKNLGLHTNFFNGSIPNSIGECSNLERFQVQNNEFSGDFPAGLLSLSKIKLVRAENNRFSGAIPDSMSMATQLEQVQIDNNSFTGKIPHALGLVKSLYRFSASLNGLYGELPPNFCDSPVMSIINLSHNSLSGQIPKMKKCRKLVSLSLADNSLSGEIPPSLADLPVLTYLDLSNNNLTGSIPQGLQNLKLALFNVSFNQLSGEVPPDLVSGLPASFLEGNPGLCGPGLPNSCSVDLPRHHNPVGLSALACALLSIAFGLGILLVAAGFFVFHRSTKWKSEMGGWHSVFFYPLRVTEHDLVVGMDEKSAVGSGGAFGRVYIISLPSGELVAVKKLVNIGNQSSKALKAEVKTLAKIRHKNIIKVLGFCHSEESIFLIYEYLQKGSLGDLISRADFLLQWSDRLKIAIGVAQGLAYLHKHYVPHLLHRNVKSTNILLDADFEPKLTDFALDRIVGEAAFQTTIASESAYSCYNAPECGYTKKATEQMDVYSFGVVLLELIAGRQADQAESVDIVKWVRRKINIANGAVQVLDSKISNSSQQEMLAALDIAIYCTSVLPEKRPSMLEVTRALQSLGSKTHLSDSYLSTPEENSVPV; this is encoded by the exons ATGGCCACCACCTGCACATGCACTTTTGTTCTCTGCCTTAGCCTCACATTCTTCATGTTTAGTTCAGCTTCTTCAACTGAAGCAGATGTCCTCCTTTCTTTCAAAGGCTCCATTCAAGACCCCAAGAACACTCTTTCAAGCTGGTCCAGCAACTCAACTGTCCATTACTGTAACTGGACTGGAATCACCTGCACTACTTCACCTCCACTCACTCTAACTTCTCTCAACCttcaaagtttgaatctttCTGGTGAAATCTCTTCTTCAATTTGTGAGCTAACCAATTTGGCTCTTCTCAATCTTGCtgacaatttttttaaccaGCCTATACCTTTACACCTTTCTCAGTGTAGTTCTTTGGAGAGTTTGAATCTTAGTAACAATCTCATTTGGGGTCCTATCCCAGATCAGATTTCCCAGTTTCATTCTTTGAGAGTTTTTGATCTTAGCAAGAACCATATTGAGGGAAGGATTCCAGAAAGCTTTGGCTTATTGGAGAAGTTGCAAGTACTCAACTTGGGAAGCAACTTGCTTTCAGGTAGTGTTCCTTCTGTATTTGTGAATCTCACTGAGCTTGTTGTTCTTGATCTGTCTCAGAATGTGTACTTGATGAGTGATGTTCCTAGTGAGATTGGGAAACTTGGGAAGCTTGAGCAGCTTTTGTTGCAAAGTTCTGGTTTTTATGGTCAAATTCCTGATTCTTTTGTGGGTTTGCAAAGTTTAACCATTTTGGACCTCTCACAGAACAATCTAAGTGGTATGATTCCTCAAACACTAGTGTCTTCTCTTAAGAACTTAGTGTCTTTTGATGTTTCTCAAAACAAGCTTTCAGGGTCATTTCCAAATGATATATGCAGTGCACCAGGCCTTAAAAACCTTGGTCTCCACACTAATTTCTTCAATGGTTCGATACCAAACTCCATTGGTGAATGCTCTAATCTTGAGAggtttcaagttcaaaacaaCGAGTTTTCTGGTGATTTCCCAGCTGGGTTGTTGTCACTAAGCAAAATAAAGCTCGTTAGAGCTGAAAATAACAGATTTTCTGGTGCAATACCAGATTCAATGTCAATGGCAACTCAATTGGAGCAAGTACAGATAGATAACAACAGCTTCACAGGAAAAATCCCCCATGCTCTTGGTTTGGTTAAGAGCTTGTATAGATTCTCTGCATCTCTTAATGGTCTCTATGGTGAATTACCTCCAAATTTTTGTGATTCTCCTGTTATGAGTATCATAAACCTATCCCACAATTCTCTTTCTGGCCAAATtccaaagatgaaaaagtgcaGGAAACTGGTCTCCTTGTCTTTGGCAGACAATAGTCTTAGTGGGGAAATCCCTCCATCCCTTGCCGATTTACCAGTGCTGACTTACCTTGATCTTTCTAATAACAATCTCACTGGTTCAATCCCTCAAGGGCTTCAAAATTTGAAGCTTGCACTCTTCAATGTATCCTTTAATCAACTATCCGGAGAAGTCCCTCCTGATCTAGTCTCTGGACTCCCTGCTTCATTCTTGGAAGGAAATCCTGGCCTTTGTGGCCCAGGATTGCCCAATTCTTGTTCGGTTGATCTGCCAAGACATCATAATCCTGTTGGTCTTAGTGCATTAGCATGTGCCCTTTTATCTATAGCATTTGGCTTGGGAATTTTGCTTGTTGCTGCTGGGTTTTTCGTGTTCCATCGATCCACTAAATGGAAATCTGAAATGGGTGGTTGGCATTCGGTGTTTTTCTACCCTCTCAGAGTCACAGAGCATGATTTAGTCGTTGGGATGGATGAGAAAAGTGCTGTTGGAAGTGGTGGAGCTTTTGGTAGAGTGTACATTATAAGTTTACCAAGTGGTGAACTGGTTGCTGTAAAAAAGCTAGTCAATATCGGGAACCAATCTTCAAAAGCATTAAAGGCTGAGGTCAAGACATTAGCCAAGATCAGGCATAAGAACATCATTAAAGTTCTTGGATTTTGTCATTCAGAGGAATCAATCTTTCTAATCTATGAGTACTTGCAAAAGGGGAGCTTAGGGGATTTAATTAGCAGAGCAGACTTTCTGTTGCAATGGAGTGATAGGTTGAAGATTGCCATTGGGGTTGCTCAAGGATTGGCATACCTTCACAAACATTATGTCCCACATTTACTTCACAGAAATGTTAAGTCCACGAATATCCTTCTGGATGCGGATTTTGAACCAAAGCTCACGGATTTTGCTCTCGACCGAATTGTGGGAGAAGCTGCATTTCAAACAACAATTGCTTCAGAATCTGCATACTCTTGCTACAATGCTCCTG AATGTGGATACACGAAGAAAGCAACCGAGCAAATGGATGTTTACAGCTTTGGTGTGGTGCTACTAGAGCTGATAGCAGGCCGACAAGCTGATCAAGCAGAATCAGTTGACATTGTGAAGTGGGTGCGAAGGAAAATCAACATCGCTAATGGAGCAGTCCAAGTTCTCGACTCTAAGATATCAAACTCTTCCCAACAAGAGATGCTAGCAGCCCTAGATATTGCCATCTATTGCACTTCTGTGCTACCGGAGAAACGACCATCAATGCTTGAAGTCACTAGAGCTCTCCAGTCTCTAGGCTCAAAAACTCACCTTTCAGATTCGTACTTGTCCACTCCTGAGGAGAACTCTGTTCcagtataa
- the LOC18099850 gene encoding uncharacterized protein LOC18099850, translating to MKETDMRRTPNTNQSKRSGKTERRDRKPNQASNIKGVESKALFLAKPDSSSAVLVSDSNTGSEPPEVYENLVIHYVDDANRSEEAPRDSKVNPMIAKASKDEALDDHSDELGREANQGKEGEWDSETIKDSVSSQGDSVIAEDEKVENVSRVPKSVSNKNSSESGPRGSRVRSDRDNGKSRSKAVNNTTKKPAKTNKGLSKVTSKSSFDKNSKDMTVPPKPSPESSEGADDKSAEDVREIDVLDEASNGTQSVASDNETADAEENGEHEDEAELIQKIEDMEMRIGKLEAELREVAALEISIYSVVPEHGNSAHKVHTPARRLSRLYIHACKQWTQDKRATIARNTVSGLALISKSCGNDVPRLTFWLSNTIVLREIISQAFGSSRNSSPLARHAGSNGGSKKSEGKSTAVKWKSGSGSKQVNGFMQFADDWQETGTFTAALEKVESWIFSRIVESVWWQALTPHMQSPAADLPSNKTSGRLLGPALGDQQQGSFSINLWKNAFKDALQRLCPVRAGGHECGCLPIIARMVMEQCVARLDVAMFNAILRESSHEIPTDPISDPIVDSKILPIPAGDLSFGSGAQLKNSVGDWSRWLTDMFGIDADDSLKEDQHDSEGDDRRYGETKSFLLLNDLSDLLMLPKDMLMDRSIRKEVCPSIGLPLVKRILCNFTPDEFWPDPVSGAVLEALNAESIVERRLLGDAARNFPYTAAPVVYTLPSSSDVAVAGTKSQLSRNASSVQRKGYTSDEELEELDSPLTTIIEKLPSSPTIMANGNGNGKHKEHAGDLVANARYELLREVWSA from the exons ATGAAAGAGACTGACATGAGAAGAACTCCCAATACTAATCAGTCGAAGCGCTCGGGAAAAACTGAAAGGAGAGACCGTAAACCGAATCAAGCATCGAATATAAAGGGAGTTGAATCTAAAGCTCTGTTTCTTGCTAAACCAGACTCCTCCAGTGCTGTTTTAGTAAGTGATTCGAACACGGGCTCAGAGCCCCCTGAAGTTTATGAAAACTTGGTTATACATTACGTGGATGATGCCAATAGGTCTGAGGAGGCTCCTCGAGATTCAAAAGTCAATCCCATGATTGCCAAAGCCAGCAAGGATGAGGCTTTAGATGACCATTCTGATGAATTAGGTAGGGAAGCTAATCAGGGGAAGGAAGGGGAGTGGGATTCTGAGACAATAAAAGATTCAGTTTCATCTCAAGGTGACTCAGTGATAGCTGAGGATGAGAAAGTAGAAAATGTTTCGAGAGTCCCGAAATCAGTTTCCAATAAGAATTCATCAGAAAGTGGTCCTCGCGGATCAAGGGTGAGATCTGATCGTGACAATGGTAAATCTAGGTCTAAAGCAGTAAATAACACTACCAAAAAACCTGCCAAAACAAATAAAGGGCTGTCAAAAGTTACTTCGAAAAGTTCTTTTGATAAAAATTCTAAAGACATGACAGTTCCTCCGAAACCTTCTCCAGAATCTTCCGAAGGAGCTGATGATAAGTCTGCGGAAGATGTAAGAGAAATAGATGTTTTAGATGAGGCCTCGAATGGTACTCAGAGTGTTGCAAGTGACAATGAAACAGCTGATGCTGAAGAAAATGGTGAACATGAGGATGAAGCAGAATTAATTCAAAAGATTGAAGACATGGAAATGAGAATTGGGAAACTTGAAGCAGAGCTAAGAGAAGTTGCTGCTCttgaaatatcaatatattCTGTAGTACCAGAACATGGGAACTCAGCACATAAGGTGCACACACCTGCACGACGCCTTTCTAGACTCTACATTCATGCTTGCAAGCAATGGACCCAAGATAAGCGAGCTACGATCGCCAGAAACACTGTTTCAGGACTTGCATTGATTTCCAAGTCCTGTGGTAATGATGTTCCAAG GTTAACATTTTGGTTGTCCAACACAATTGTGCTGAGAGAGATCATTTCCCAGGCATTTGGAAGTTCACGGAACTCAAGTCCCCTTGCAAGGCATGCGGGGTCCAATGGGGGTAGCAAGAAAAGTGAAGGAAAGTCTACAGCAGTGAAATGGAAGAGTGGTTCTGGTAGTAAACAAGTTAATGGTTTTATGCAGTTTGCTGACGATTGGCAGGAGACGGGAACCTTTACAGCTGCATTAGAAAAAGTTGAATCGTGGATATTTTCCCGTATAGTCGAATCTGTATGGTGGCAG GCTTTGACTCCACATATGCAATCTCCTGCTGCGGATTTGCCCTCTAATAAAACCTCTGGAAGGTTGCTTGGACCAGCCTTGGGTGATCAGCAGCAAGGCAGCTTTTCTATCAACTTATGGAAGAATGCTTTCAAGGATGCTCTCCAACGACTTTGTCCTGTTAGAGCAGGAGGTCATGAGTGCGGTTGCTTGCCCATCATTGCAAGAAtg GTGATGGAACAGTGTGTTGCCAGACTAGATGTGGCAATGTTCAATGCTATTCTACGTGAGTCTTCCCATGAGATTCCAACTGACCCTATTTCAGATCCTATCGTAGATTCCAAGATTCTGCCAATTCCTGCTGGAGACTTAAGCTTTGGTTCTGGGGCACAACTCAAAAATTCT GTTGGTGATTGGTCTAGGTGGCTTACTGATATGTTTGGCATAGATGCTGATGATTCCCTGAAAGAAGATCAGCACGACAGTGAGGGTGATGACAGGCGATATGGTGAAACTAAATCCTTCCTTCTTCTTAATGACTTGAGTGATCTTCTGATGCTTCCAAAAGACATGCTTATGGACCGATCAATCCGGAAGGAG GTATGCCCATCAATTGGTCTTCCGTTAGTTAAGCGGATACTCTGCAACTTTACTCCTGATGAGTTCTGGCCAGATCCCGTCTCTGGAGCTGTATTAGAAGCATTGAACGCTGAG AGTATCGTGGAGCGGAGATTGTTAGGAGATGCTGCAAGAAATTTCCCTTATACAGCTGCTCCAGTTGTGTACACTCTACCTTCCTCATCTGATGTTGCAGTGGCCGGAACCAAGTCTCAGTTGTCAAGGAATGCATCTTCTGTACAAAGGAAAGGATACACCAGTGACGAAGAACTGGAGGAATTAGATTCTCCTCTTACCactataattgaaaaattgCCATCATCTCCAACTATCATGGccaatggaaatggaaatggaaagcACAAGGAACATGCAGGGGATTTAGTAGCAAATGCAAGGTATGAACTCCTTCGTGAGGTCTGGTCTGCATGA